A genomic segment from Glycine soja cultivar W05 chromosome 20, ASM419377v2, whole genome shotgun sequence encodes:
- the LOC114401653 gene encoding uncharacterized protein LOC114401653 has translation MFLCVSHLYFSGPEARFERLPKLVRATIAIGHVPLEVVNNVKFLHIDWVEGLEVIKHCPNLQILDIDMGSIDMNARGDEGADWPFPRSVPSCISLHLKTCEEEETKKQRKVVLGVAVTLFYGDTQ, from the exons ATGTTCTTGTGCGTGAGCCATCTTTATTTTAGTGGTCCTGAAGCAAGGTTTGAAAGATTGCCTAAGTTGGTTAGAGCCACGATTGCGATAGGCCATGTTCCATTGGAGGTTGTTAATAATGTTAAGTTTCTGCACATAGATTGGGTTGAGGGGTTAGAAGTGATCAAGCATTGCCCCAATCTTCAAATTCTTGACATTGATATG GGGAGTATTGACATGAATGCTAGAGGCGATGAAGGAGCAGATTGGCCATTCCCTCGATCTGTCCCTTCATGCATTTCATTACATCTTAAAACAtgcgaagaagaagaaacaaagaaacaaagaaaggtGGTGCTAGGTGTGGCTGTTACTCTATTCTATGGCGACACCCAATGA
- the LOC114401422 gene encoding zinc-finger homeodomain protein 2-like, whose product MEFKQHEETKLRMPAATTSYDDFGIPPSSQGEEEPVAAAIPVAIPMTPTPPTLAQNNDNEKYHECLKNHTVKTGVHTLDGCIKFLPLGEEGTMDALKCLMCNCHRNFHRKETPNYTYLVPYYRRSPLPLAAYYGEQVGYPHVQGQQCTTLALPSRSRGSGGAQSSREDIEAVSDPTSGATPHGGSSKKRFRTRFTQEQKEKMLAFAEKLGWRILKHDESAVQEFCAQTSIQPHVLKVWVNNNKNTLGKKL is encoded by the coding sequence atggaGTTTAAGCAACATGAGGAAACTAAGTTGAGGATGCCCGCAGCAACAACGAGTTACGACGACTTCGGAATACCGCCCTCAAGTCAAGGCGAAGAGGAGCCAGTGGCGGCGGCAATACCAGTGGCGATTCCAATGACCCCAACACCACCCACCCTGGCTCAAAACAACGACAATGAGAAGTATCATGAGTGCCTTAAGAACCACACCGTCAAAACTGGCGTCCACACACTTGATGGATGCATCAAGTTCTTGCCTCTAGGCGAGGAGGGAACCATGGATGCGCTAAAATGCCTCATGTGCAACTGCCACCGAAACTTCCATCGTAAGGAGACCCCCAATTACACCTACCTGGTGCCTTACTACCGCCGCTCACCGTTGCCGTTGGCAGCGTACTATGGGGAGCAGGTGGGCTACCCCCATGTGCAAGGGCAACAATGCACCACACTGGCACTCCCCTCCAGGTCAAGGGGCAGTGGTGGGGCCCAGTCCTCGAGGGAGGACATTGAAGCAGTGTCAGACCCAACGAGTGGTGCCACTCCTCATGGTGGGTCCAGCAAGAAGCGTTTCAGGACTAGGTTCACCCAAGAGCAAAAGGAGAAGATGTTGGCCTTTGCAGAAAAGCTTGGCTGGAGGATTTTGAAGCATGATGAGAGTGCCGTGCAGGAGTTTTGTGCCCAAACTAGCATCCAACCTCATGTGCTTAAGGTGTGGgtgaacaacaacaagaacacctTAGGTAAGAAGCTctag